In a genomic window of Labeo rohita strain BAU-BD-2019 chromosome 20, IGBB_LRoh.1.0, whole genome shotgun sequence:
- the cpsf3 gene encoding cleavage and polyadenylation specificity factor subunit 3: MAAKRKADVPVPAEESDQLLIRPLGAGQEVGRSCIILEFKGRKIMLDCGIHPGLEGMDALPYIDLIDPAEIDLLLISHFHLDHCGALPWFLQKTSFKGRTFMTHATKAIYRWLLSDYVKVSNISADDMLYTETDLEESMDKIETINFHEVKEVAGIKFWCYHAGHVLGAAMFMIEIAGVKLLYTGDFSRQEDRHLMAAEIPSVKPDILITESTYGTHIHEKREEREARFCNTVHDIVNREGRCLIPVFALGRAQELLLILDEYWQNHPELHDIPIYYASSLAKKCMAVYQTYVNAMNDKIRKAININNPFVFKHISNLKSMDHFDDIGPSVVMASPGMMQSGLSRELFESWCTDKRNGVIIAGYCVEGTLAKHIMSEPEEITTMSGQKLPLKMSVDYISFSAHTDYQQTSEFIRALKPPHVILVHGEQNEMARLKAALIREYEDNDEVHIEVHNPRNTEAVTLNFRGEKLAKVMGCLADKKCAQGQRVSGILVKKNFSYHILAPSDLSNYTDLAMSTVKQTQAIPFTGPFPLLLSQLRHLTGDVEEIEISEKSTLRVFNSITVNHDQNMVMLEWFANPLNDMYADAVTTVVLEVQSNPKAQKVVQPQEKKVDVNVFQNRLLKMFQDMFGEECVDFKDKNCLAVCVDGKTAFINLETRTVECEEANSEDDSLREMVELSVQRLYEAMNPVM, translated from the exons ATGGCTGCAAAACGTAAAGCGGATGTGCCAGTGCCTGCTGAAGAGAGCGATCAGCTCCTCATACGACCACT AGGAGCTGGTCAAGAGGTGGGCAGGTCATGCATCATCCTGGAGTTCAAGGGGCGTAAAATCATG CTGGACTGTGGCATCCACCCTGGATTGGAGGGCATGGATGCACTGCCTTACATTGATTTGATAGACCCAGCTGAGATTGACCTGCTCCTCATCAGCCA TTTTCATTTGGATCATTGCGGAGCCTTGCCATGGTTTTTACAGAAGACAAGTTTCAAAGGGAGGACTTTCATGACCCATGCCACCAAAGCCATTTACCGTTGGTTGCTTTCAGACTATGTGAAAGTCAG CAACATCTCAGCGGATGACATGCTGTACACCGAGACTGATCTAGAAGAAAGCATGGACAAGATAGAGACCATCAACTTCCATGAAGTGAAAGAGGTGGCCGGCATCAAGTTTTGGTGCTACCACGCAGGTCATGTTTTGGGAGCAGCCATGTTCATGATTGAGATTGCAGGAGTGAAG CTACTGTACACAGGAGATTTCTCACGTCAAGAAGACAGACATCTCATGGCAGCTGAGATTCCCAGCGTCAAACCAGACATTCTTATCACA GAGTCTACTTATGGTACGCACATCCATGagaagagagaggagagagaggctCGTTTCTGTAACACGGTCCATGACATAGTGAACCGCGAGGGCCGCTGTCTCATCCCTGTGTTTGCTTTGGGTCGAGCACAGGAGCTGCTGCTCATTCTAG ATGAATACTGGCAGAATCACCCTGAACTTCATGACATTCCTATCTACTATGCCTCATCCCTGGCAAAGAAGTGCATGGCTGTGTACCAGACCTATGTGAACGCCATGAACGACAAGATCCGCAAGGCCATCAACATTAACAACCCGTTTGTCTTCAAGCATATCAGCAATCTTAAG AGTATGGACCATTTCGATGACATTGGCCCTAGTGTAGTGATGGCATCTCCAGGTATGATGCAGAGCGGTCTTTCCAGAGAGCTTTTTGAGAGCTGGTGCACCGACAAGAGGAACGGTGTCATCATAGCAGGTTATTGTGTGGAAGGAACACTCGCCAAG CATATCATGTCTGAGCCAGAGGAAATCACCACCATGTCAGGACAGAAGCTTCCGCTGAAGATGTCCGTGGACTATATTTCCTTCTCTGCTCATACAGACTACCAGCAGACCAGTGAGTTCATCCGAGCTCTGAAACCTCCTCATGTG ATCCTGGTTCATGGAGAGCAGAATGAGATGGCTCGACTGAAAGCCGCCCTGATTAGGGAATATGAGGACAATGATGAGGTTCACATTGAGGTGCACAATCCTCGTAACACTGAGGCTGTCACACTGAACTTCAGAGGAGAGAAACTGGCTAAG GTGATGGGCTGTCTTGCGGATAAGAAGTGTGCGCAGGGTCAGCGTGTCTCAGGCATCCTCGTGAAGAAGAACTTCAGTTATCACATCCTCGCCCCCTCTGACCTCTCCA ATTACACTGACCTGGCCATGAGCACAGTGAAACAGACTCAAGCCATTCCCTTCACTGGCCCTTTTCCCCTGCTTTTGAGTCAGCTACGGCACCTGACAG gtGATGTGGAGGAGATTGAGATCTCAGAGAAGAGCACGCTGAGAGTCTTTAACAGCATCACAGTGAATCATGATCAAAACATGGTCATGTTGGAG TGGTTTGCCAATCCTCTGAATGACATGTACGCTGATGCCGTCACCACAGTGGTGCTGGAGGTGCAGTCAAACCCTAAAGCTCAGAAAG TTGTTCAGCCCCAAGAAAAGAAGGTGGATGTGAATGTTTTCCAGAACCGATTACTGAAAATGTTCCA AGACATGTTTGGAGAAGAGTGTGTCGACTTTAAAGACAAGAACTGTCTCGCTGTATGTGTAGATGGGAAAACTGCCTTCATCAACCTGGAGACCAGA ACCGTGGAATGCGAGGAAGCCAATTCCGAAGATGATTCTCTCAGAGAAATGGTGGAGCTCTCTGTACAGAGGCTGTATGAAGCCATGAACCCTGTCATGTGA
- the adam17b gene encoding disintegrin and metalloproteinase domain-containing protein 17, with product MKRIVFFLASFFLTECSRRPIRDVLDDEYDQLSSLLSDFDVLQLSSLQQHSVRKRDVQSQMQAERLLGFTALQRHFRLYLTTNTELFTHDFKAVVVGENGAQDIYEVQRENFFTGHVIGEENSRVQAHIGHNDFTAHILTDEAEYNIEPLWRFIENPRDNRLLVYRSEDIRNVSRLAAPKVCGYINANASEMLPESVRAARALDEDEEEEDVHLRERRQTLDHSKNTCPLLLVADYRFFRHMGRREESTTLNYLIELIDRVDDIYRNTSWDEEYKGYGVQIQQIIINKIPTQVESGGAHFNMKGTPVKNKDVWDVKKLLEQFSIDIADNASQVCLAHLFTYQDFDEGTLGLAYVAPSKSGFPGGLCSEKCPPSGNDNRAIYLNTGLTSTKNYGKTILTKATDLVTTHELGHNFGAVHDPDDVSYCAPREDQGGKYVMYPIAVSGDHSNNKLFSNCSKISIAKRLRAKAPICFRERNSNVCGNSRVEEGEECDPGLLHLTSDRCCTSDCKLRPNVQCSDRNSACCKECMFEKQGKVCQQPMDATCKGRSYCTGRSSECPPPENLPNETICVDNGRCRNGECIPFCEAVENLQSCACNETNNSCKVCCRDRNAVCAPYVNDKGSHLYLRKGKPCTVGFCDGDGKCMKQVQDVIERLWDFIEKLDINTFGKFLADNIVGSVVVFSLLFWIPLSILVHCVDKKLDQQYELNTKSLFYPSNAELLSSLESASVRIFKPPSSSGSTAVPRFQASGPLQTSTPPVSISQVAPAPTQTPCPLPTIEHQRMATIQEDPSYDSHLDEQVLEEDFHTSGSASRSFDDLTDNRENAMSFRVKRHAQSNSKETEC from the exons ATGAAACGCATCGTTTTCTTTCTGGCGTCTTTTTtcttgacggaatgttcaaggAGACCCATTAGGGATGTCCTGGACGACGAGTACG ACCAGCTCAGCTCATTGCTGTCAGACTTTGATGTTCTTCAGCTGTCCAGTCTTCAACAGCATTCAGTTCGCAAGAGAGACGTCCAGTCGCAAATGCAAGCAGAAAGACTTCTCGGTTTCACTGCATTGCAGAG GCATTTCAGATTGTACTTGACAACCAACACAGAGCTCTTCACTCATGACTTCAAGGCCGTGGTGGTAGGAGAGAATGGTGCTCAAGATATATACGAGGTCCAGAGAGAAAACTTCTTCACTGGTCATGTCATTG GAGAGGAGAATTCCAGAGTACAAGCACATATCGGTCACAATGACTTCACAGCTCATATTCTTACTGATGAAGCTGAATACAACATTGAG CCACTGTGGAGGTTTATCGAAAACCCTCGTGACAATCGGCTGCTCGTGTATCGCTCAGAAGACATCAGGAACGTGAGCCGGCTGGCGGCTCCAAAAGTGTGTGGCTACATCAACGCAAATGCCAGTGAGATGCTTCCAGAAAGTGTGCGAGCAGCCAGGGCACTagatgaagatgaagaggaggaggatG TGCACCTGAGAGAGAGGAGGCAGACGCTGGACCACAGTAAAAACACCTGCCCTCTGCTGCTTGTGGCTGACTATCGCTTTTTCAGACACATGGGCCGTAGGGAGGAGAGCACCACCCTCAACTACCTG ATTGAGCTGATTGATCGCGTGGATGACATCTACCGTAATACATCATGGGATGAGGAGTATAAAGGTTATGGAGTACAGATTCAGCAG ATCATAATTAACAAGATACCCACACAAGTCGAGTCGGGAGGTGCCCACTTCAACATGAAAGGGACTCCTGTGAAGAACAAAGACGTCTGGGACGTCAAGAAGCTTCTAGAG CAATTTAGCATTGACATCGCAGATAATGCGTCCCAGGTGTGCTTGGCTCATCTGTTCACATATCAGGATTTTGATGAAGGCACACTTGGCTTGGCTTACGTGGCTCCTTCCAAATCAGGCTTTCCAGGAGGTCTTTGCTCTGAAA AGTGTCCACCTTCAGGAAATGACAACCGTGCTATATACCTCAACACTGGCCTAACCAGCACCAAAAATTACGGGAAAACCATTCTCACCAAGGCAA CAGACTTGGTTACTACCCACGAGCTTGGCCACAACTTTGGTGCTGTTCATGACCCAGATGATGTATCATACTGCGCACCCAGAGAGGACCAGGGAGGCAAATACGTAATGTACCCCATTGCGGTGAGCGGGGACCACTCTAACAATAAA TTGTTTTCAAACTGCAGTAAGATCTCCATAGCAAAGAGACTGAGGGCCAAGGCCCCCATCTGTTTCAGAGAGAGGAACAGTAATGTGTGTGGAAACTCACGGGTGGAGGAAGGTGAGGAGTGTGATCCCGGACTGCTCCACCTCACCAGCGACCGCTGCTGCACGTCAGATTGCAAGCTGCGGCCCAATGTGCAGTGCAG TGACAGGAACAGTGCATGCTGCAAAGAGTGCATGTTTGAGAAGCAGGGCAAGGTGTGTCAGCAGCCAATGGATGCCACTTGCAAGGGAAGGTCTTACTGTACAG GACGCAGCAGTGAGTGCCCTCCTCCAGAGAACCTCCCTAATGAGACCATCTGTGTGGACAATGGCCGGTGTCGGAACGGAGAGTGCATCCCATTCTGTGAAGCTGTGGAGAACCTGCAGTCGTGTGCTTGCAATG AGACAAACAACTCTTGTAAGGTGTGCTGCAGGGATAGGAACGCTGTATGTGCTCCTTACGTGAATGACAAGGGCAGCCACCTCTATCTGCGGAAAGGCAAACCCTGCACTGTGGGCTTTTGTGATGGAGAC GGCAAATGCATGAAACAGGTCCAGGATGTTATTGAGAGGTTGTGGGATTTCATTGAAAAGTTGGACATCAATACTTTTG GGAAGTTCCTGGCTGATAACATTGTTGGCTCAGTTGTGGTCTTCTCACTACTTTTCTGGATCCCTCTCAGCATTCTGGTCCATTGTGTG GATAAGAAACTCGACCAGCAGTATGAATTGAACACAAAATCACTCTTCTACCCCAGT AATGCAGAGCTGCTGAGCAGTCTTGAATCAGCCTCAGTGCGGATCTTCAAACCACCCTCATCTTCGGGCTCCACTGCGGTGCCACGCTTCCAGGCGTCTGGACCTCTGCAGACCAGCACACCACCTGTCTCCATCTCTCAGGTAGCTCCAGCTCCAACCCAAACCCCGTGTCCTCTCCCAACAATAGAGCACCAACGAATGGCCACCATCCAAGAAGATCCCAGCTATGATTCCCATCTAGATGAACAAGTCTTAGAAGAGGACTTCCACACCTCAGGCTCAGCATCACGTTCTTTTGATGATCTGACGGACAACCGAGAAAACGCCATGTCCTTCAGGGTAAAGAGACACGCACAGAGTAACAGCAAGGAGACAGAATGTTAA